The sequence GCTGCGGCACACGTCGATCATATGCTTCGGGGGGAAGAATCTGCGGAAGACGGCACTTTCGTTAAAAATCTATGTGAAGAGCTGGACATTCCATTTTTCAGCGGGCAGGTACCTGTCCCGAAGCTACTTGCTGAACAAGGTGGCAATGTGCAAGACATCTGTAGGACGGGCAGGTATGCTTACTTTAGTTCAGTTATGCGGAATGAAGATTATCAGATTCTTGCAACTGCCCACCATGCTGAAGACCAACTGGAGACAGTGCTCATGCAGTTATCTAGAGGTAGTCAACCGGTCGGGATTCAAGTAAACCGTGAGATGGAAGGCGGCACAGTCATCAGGCCACTTTTGGCTGTCATGAAAAATGAGTTGAAATCGTATATAAGAGAAAAGGATTCAGAATTCAGAGAGGATCCGAGTAATGAGAGTGATGGCTATTTACGAAATCGACTCCGCCACCAGGTTGCGCCGATTCTGTTGGCTGAAAACGCGGCTGCAGCTGTCAATATCGTAAAAGCAACAATTGCACTGCAAACAGATGAAAGTCTTTTAAATAGCCTCGCAAATGAACGTTTTCAGGAGATTGTCTCCTATACAAATGAAGGCTTTCCGAGCTTTTCCATCAATATGTTCTCACGCATGCACACTGCTTTACAAACGCGCTTCATTACACTAGTATTGAAGTATATTTACTCTAAGGAAAGTGAACCACTTGAATACAGCACAGCACTTTTGAGTGATCTTCACCAGCAGTTGTTAAGTGATCGTGGCAATATCATGATTGACCTGCCGGGAGGCTTTCGTTTGCACCGGGAATATGATCGGGCCGCGTTTGTCAAAACGGCAGGCAACGAAGTAAATCCCAAGACCATGCTTCCAATAGGTGAATGGACAAAGTGGGGGCAGTCGCTGTTGTATTGGAATACTGTGGACAAAGATGTCGAAGATGCCTCAGAAAGCTGGTATTTTAATTTGCCGGACTCCGATTTACCTCTTTTTGTAAGAAGTAGGCATGATGGTGATCGCATCTTACTTCCAGGAATGACCCAACCAAAACGATTGTCGAGATTATTCATTGATGAAAAGATCGGTGCTGAAAAAAGGCGTGAATTGCCTGTGCTCATTACCGCAAATGATGTGATTTGTGCGGTCCCGGGCGTACGGTATGGCGTTCTATTCAAAAAGCGGCACACAGAACTGGATCAGTACATATTCAGAACGAAAGAGCTTTAAAAAACCTATAAGAAAAGAGGGTTTTCGATGTTACAAAAAGATATCGAAGAGATACTCATTACAGAAGAGAAGATTCAAGAAAAAGTTGCAGAACTTGGTGCTACCCTTACAGCGGACTACCAAGATAAGTTTCCGCTCGCGATTGGAGTCCTAAAAGGGGCTTTGCCATTTATGAGTGATTTGATTAAGCGCGTAGATGCATACATCGAACTCGATTTCATGGATGTTTCAAGTTATGGCAATGCAACAGTGTCTTCAGGCGAAGTGAAAATCGTCAAAGACTTGAATACGAGTGTCGAAGGCCGCGATGTTCTCATTATCGAAGATATCATTGATAGCGGGAAGACATTGAACTATCTCGTGGAACTATTTAAATACCGTAAAGCGAAGTCTATTAAGATTGTTACATTACTCGATAAGCCGACTGGCCGTAAAGTGGATCTGAAAGCGGACTATGTAGGTTTCATCGTACCTGACGCGTTTGTTGTCGGTTATGGTCTGGATTACGCAGAAAAATATAGAAACTTACCTTACATTGGTGTATTGAAAAAGGAAATCTACTCTTTCTGAAGCTTTTCAACAAACCTGTATTAGGGGTGATGAAAAGCTTTTTCCGTATGGCTGTCGAACGCTTGCAGCCCTTTACAGTTCATCGCTAGCTAATGCAGTACTGTAAGAACTTAGTAAGAAAGCCATTTTCTTTGTAGAGTGAAACCTTTATATGTTAAGATTTACAATAGTTTTCTGTTGAATGAAATGAGGAGGCTTGGGATGAATCGTATACTTCGATACTTTCTATTATACGGATTGATCTTCCTAGCAATAATGGGGATATTCAGTTCACTAAATAATCCGAATCCGAAGACGGAAGAAATTCGGACGGATCAGTTTTATACGGCTTTAGAAAAAGGCGACATTGAATCAATGTCATTTCAACCGGTATCAGGAGTCCTGACCGTTGAAGGAGTTATGAAAGGCG is a genomic window of Sporosarcina oncorhynchi containing:
- the hpt gene encoding hypoxanthine phosphoribosyltransferase, yielding MLQKDIEEILITEEKIQEKVAELGATLTADYQDKFPLAIGVLKGALPFMSDLIKRVDAYIELDFMDVSSYGNATVSSGEVKIVKDLNTSVEGRDVLIIEDIIDSGKTLNYLVELFKYRKAKSIKIVTLLDKPTGRKVDLKADYVGFIVPDAFVVGYGLDYAEKYRNLPYIGVLKKEIYSF
- the tilS gene encoding tRNA lysidine(34) synthetase TilS yields the protein MNELERKIMNFIDTNKLLNSGQRVLVACSGGVDSVALLLLVASLRTRLQIDVAAAHVDHMLRGEESAEDGTFVKNLCEELDIPFFSGQVPVPKLLAEQGGNVQDICRTGRYAYFSSVMRNEDYQILATAHHAEDQLETVLMQLSRGSQPVGIQVNREMEGGTVIRPLLAVMKNELKSYIREKDSEFREDPSNESDGYLRNRLRHQVAPILLAENAAAAVNIVKATIALQTDESLLNSLANERFQEIVSYTNEGFPSFSINMFSRMHTALQTRFITLVLKYIYSKESEPLEYSTALLSDLHQQLLSDRGNIMIDLPGGFRLHREYDRAAFVKTAGNEVNPKTMLPIGEWTKWGQSLLYWNTVDKDVEDASESWYFNLPDSDLPLFVRSRHDGDRILLPGMTQPKRLSRLFIDEKIGAEKRRELPVLITANDVICAVPGVRYGVLFKKRHTELDQYIFRTKEL